Within the Gossypium raimondii isolate GPD5lz chromosome 12, ASM2569854v1, whole genome shotgun sequence genome, the region GAAATAGTAATGTAAATTAGATATATATTTcatccataaaaatagtttaagctTTCATCGAAAGTAATCCTAATCCTATGAGAATTAGCTCATGGGCTGGGAAATAAAAtaccaaaccaaaatattatctaacATTGTGTTCTACTTcttcaattcaatcttttgaATGAACACTCACGGAATTAACAGAAGAAATTTTGGAAAGAGCTTTCGCTTGCCCAATCCACACTTCGGCAGCATAGGGTCCTGTGATGGCTAAAAAGGACTGCCTTTGACTTTCTTTCATTTGCAGTTGAACCCCTATTCACGCCTAAGgatctctctcattttcttttcttcgcTATTTGTGAGGTCCCCTTCATCggcttttataaataaattaggcTAGATTCGGCTAATAGCTCGTGATTATCTTTTCCTCTTGTAGTGGGATTTATCTCGTACAAGTTTGACTTTGAGCTGGGACTGTTGCCAGAAAAATGTTGATTTGGTCTTCTCGGCACTGCCACGACATCCGTGCTGGCAAACTAACTGCACTTTGCCCTAACAAaacttcactcctttatttcctCATTCCAAAACTTGTTCCTACCACACCAACACACAAAAAAATCCACCGCAAGCGATTAAAAAGCACCTAATTCCAACACTGTTCAATTCCTAATGCAATATTGAAAATGCTAAccaaaatgtcctaaaatgtaacaaaatgtacttaagtacaagcaattaacTAGGTCTagaggcatgaaatataactcttttaaaCAGTAATTAGACCCCAAACCtgagttattgcttgtcctcaagcaaaatacaCCTAAATGCATGAATGCACCCATTTTGCCTTGGCAAAAAAAACCTTCTCATACTGCCTAGctcttcaaaaaataatttatacctTAGTTCTCAACAAGATTCTCTTTTCCTAAAACTAATTTGAATGTCAAAGGTTTCTTTCACAAAGGCAGTGCAAAAATTTCTCCCTAAAAACAAAATCTCCTTAGTAGTCATGTATTCTTTCTTTCGTCCTATAGCAAATATCTTTTTATTCACTTAGTTCATTCGTTACCTAAAAGGAATTCACTTGCTTTAGGcccatataaaaatatattattcacattttcatatatttattctcctttttttcttttctttcttttctttcttttttttttaccttttcttttttttaatggaaaccATATTGGGGGATTTAGTCATGTCACAAAATGTTTTCTTAATAGAATTGTGACTGGAGTACCTTGGTAACTATTTTCATTCCTCCAAAATATCCTCTATAAGGGGCTGAGTGACAATGTTGTAAGATACTATGCATCTCATCGTTAGGGGCACACTTTCGAATTATTTGATCTGCACAATGCTTGAATAGGAATGGTTCATCCTAATAGTATTGTCTGGCATCATGAAGAAATTTTCGTCTTTCATGAGCATTGAAGTCAGGTGGAATTACACCACATACTAAGAAGTTTACTATGTGGGCATACTAAGGTAATGCCTTAGCAATGAGCAATTTTTCATCTAGGAATCATTCCTATATAAGTTTCTTACTTTCATCTTCATTTCCTGATTCTATTCTTGACAAATGGTCAGGTACTTGATTTTTTGTTCCCTTCCGATCTCTAATCTCCAAATCAAACTCTCGTAACAAGAGTATCAACCTAATCAATCTCGACTTGCATCTTTCTTCCGTACCAAGTACTTGATAGTCGAGTGATCTATGTAGGCCGTGGCCTTTGTTTCTACTAAATAGGACCATTACAAAGACCACTGCCAATAATTCCTTTTTCGTAGTGGAATAATTAAGCTGAGCCTCTGTCAACGTCCTACTAGCATAATATATTTCATGTAGTACCTTGTTTCTTATTTGACTAAACACTACTCACATAGCATAATCACTCGTGTCACACACATAAGTTCAAAGGGCAATGTCCATTCTTGAGCAACCACAATTGGTGCTGCTACTAGTCGCTTCTTGATTTCCTCGAAAGCCTGCAAACATTGatcatgaaaattaaaaggtttattCTATTCAAGTAAAGTACACAAGGGTTTagagatttttgaaaaatccttgataaatcttctttaaaattttgcttGTCCTAGAAAACTTCCAATACCCTTAACACTGGTGGGCCATGGAAATTCTTTCGATCACTTTTATTTTCACCGTCCACTTCAATTCCTTGCTGTGACACCCTATGTCCAGGACAATGCCTTCAGCAGACCATTAAATGGCATTTCTCCCAGTTTAATACTAGATTCATTTCTTCACAGCGGTGTAAAATCATCTTCAAATTCCTTAAGCaatcttcaaaatcattttcaaacataGAGAAGTTATCCATAAAAGCTTCAAGGAAATTTTCCTCCATGTTTGACAATATGGCCATTATGCAGTGCTGGAAAGTTGTTAGGGCATTGCATAACCCGAATGGCATCCGCTTGAATGCAAAAGTACCATATGGAGACGTAAAATTGTTCTTCTCTTGATCTTCAGGTGCCATGGCaatctgattatatcctgaaTAACCATCTAGGAAGCAAAAAAAAGCCTTACCAGCTAATTTGTCCAACATTTGATCGTTGAATGGCAAAGGGCAATGATCCTTCCTAGTTGTCTTATTAAGCCTGTAGTAGTCCATACACACTCTCCATACCGTAACAGTACGAGTCAGTATTAGCTCATTGTTTTCATTACTTACTACTGTGTCACCCCCTTTCCTGGGTACACATTGGACAGGACTTACCCATGAGCTATCTGAAATTGGGTAAATAATGCCAGCATTAAGCCACTTGATAATTTCATTCTTgataaattcatccataattgGATTCAGTCGTCTCTGCTGTTCAATGGATTTGCTATGGCAATCTTCGAAAAAAATTTTGTGTACACAAAATGTAGGGCTAATTCCCTTTATATCGGCAAGGGTCCAACCCAGTGCTCTTTTACATTGCCGTAACACTTTTAACAACATGTCCTCTTGCTCAGTTGTTAGCTTATTAGAAATTACAACTGGCAAAGTACTATTATTTCCCAAATACGCATATTTGAAATGTTGTGGTAGAAGCTTTAACTCTAGTACGGGAGATTCCTTTACATATGGTTTAGGAGGCTTAAAAGATCAATCTGATAAATCCAGGGAATCAAATTTCTTCCCTGGCCTATCCACTATTTTCTAGGCTTCCATAAATTCAGCAAGCTCTTCCAAACTTAGTATGTCACCTTACTTCATCAAATCGTCTTCACTGTCAGAATTACCATAGCAATATTTTGTGAATTCGTCCACTGTTGTTTCTATCAAGTCAATGGCATGAGATTCCTTATTCTCATCCGTACATTTTAACGtatcaaacacattaaaagtAACCTACTGATCATTCACTCTCATGGTTAGCTcgcctttctgcacatcaattaggGTCCTACCAGAAGCAAGAAATggtcttccaagaataattggtaCATCATGGTTagcttcacattctaaaataagaaaatctacaggaaagataaatttatccaCCCTTACCAATAAAtcttcaatttttccttctagatgGGCGTAAGATCGGCCAGGCAATTGCAACATCACTATGGTAGGTCTCACTTTCCCGATTCCTAGCTTCTTAaaaatagacataggcattaAATTTATGCTTGTGCCTAGATcacataatgatttccaattgaacatgggatagtgaaaGTTCCTGGGTCCTTTAACTTTTGAGGCTGCTTATTCATCAACACTGTTGTGCACCCTTAAGTTCGAGCAACagtctcaaattctcccaatCTGAACTTCTTCGATAgtatatctttcataaatttcacgtAATTGGGCATTTGCTCCAAAGCTTTGACTAGCGGTATATTAATGTGGAGTTGCTTCAAAACctctaaaaatcttttaaactAAGCATCTTGTTGGGAATTATGGACTTGCTATGGAAAAGGTAGAGGCGGTCGTCCTACTAGTTGTTGATATTGATTTGTTGTGGCATTTTTGTTGGCAACCTTATTTGGTTCTGCCACATCATTCTTATGCTTACCCTTCTTAGACGCTGTATGTTTTTCAGATGGTTCTAGGATTTTTACTAGTTGTTAGTTGCATTATCCTCTCCTGCGCAGCATCGTGAACAACATCACTCAACTGAGTCCCACTTTTAAGGGTGATAACCTTGCACTACCCATTGCCTTGTGTTCTTGAATTCTCGGTATCACTTGGCAATGCTCCTCGTGGCTTTAAATTTAGAGCATTCACTATTTACCCCCACTTGATTTTCAAGCGCTTGGTGAGATGCAACCTGACTTTAAATTACAGCATCATTCTTGGCTATATATTCCTTTAACAAAACTTCAACGGGAGTAGAAGTTGATGCTTTACCATATTAAGTATTTTGCCTCGACATAGTTTGAAAATAACTAGACATTGCATTATTGGCATTCTATCTTTTGGCATTGTTGGAATTTCTTGAACCTTGATTACCCCAATTGAAATTTGGATGTTGCTTCCACCCTAaattgtaggtgttggaataTGGATTGCTATTTTGATTGGAATTTCTCATGTAGTATACTGACACTAGTTTTGATGGGCATTCGTCAAACACATGATTTTCTCGTAATAAACACATGACAACTCTGCTGATTTCATCTCATGGacaaaaattagatttttcgTGGTCTTAATCATATTAACTAAAGAAGATACCTAGGTCATTAAAAAAGTGATTGCATCAAACTCGATGGTACCAGTAGCTCTCTTACCCGTCCTAACCCTCGTGGTCAGatattgataattgttgttggCAATCTTTTCCAAGATCTCGTATGCttcattataagttttatcTAGCAACGTACCATTGGCAGACgcatcaactaccatccttGTGTGCACATTCAACCTGTTGTAAAACATTTCTATTTGAGTCCAGCGCTGGAATCCTTGCATCGAACATTTCTGAGTTAACTACTTAAATCATTCTCAAGCTTCATATAGTGTCTCGTCCTCTATCTGCCGAAAAGACAAAATATCGTTTCTCAACTTGGCATTCATAGTAGGCGGGTTATACTGTAGCAAGAATCTCTGGCAAAGATCATTCCATGATGTCATTGTTTCCAACGACACAACATTTAGCCATGATCTCGCACGATCTCTTAAAGAATATGTGAATAGCTTAAGTCTCAAGGCATCTTTTGGAACACCCTCCTATTTGAATGAATCACATACTTCTAGAAAGAGTCTTAAATGTAATCATGGGTCTTCAGTGAGGAGTCCACCAAACTTTCCTATGGTTTGTAACATTTGGACACTATCAGTTTTAACTCGAATTGCTGAGATTGTAGATTTGGTCTAACTATCCCTCGATTCAGATCATCCAGCATTGGGTGACATGCTTTCTAATTAGCCTATCTCGATCATCCACCACACGCCCACTGGGAGGATTTTCATTGCGATCATTTAGATTACCATTAAGGTCATTCCTATTTCCagtcatttttctcaattcttttctctttctccgCAAGGTTCTATCAATTTTCAGATCAAAAAGCTATTCTATGTTAGCAGGAATGCCTCTTCTCATGCTCTGATGGCAAACctgtaaaaagtaaattaaataaattaaataaaactactaagtaaaataaccaaaccaaattgGACCAAATTGTCGATCCCCGGCAatgacgccaaaaacttgtcgcgTGTAAAATGATGTGCAattttgtgcaagtatacacatccattcaagtaataaattgaTGAGTTAGTATAATTCCCACGAGAATCAAATTGAGGCACAAAATTGTCAAGTTATTGTAATATGGTTAATATTATGGCAAAATTGACGAATAAGATGTAATGGTAAATTAAGGTAAGTATGCAGTGATAATTCAAAGGAATGATGATGTATGCAATAGATGGAATTGATGAACAATTGGAAATACTAtggaaaaagtgagaaaaaaaatgtaatggcaataATGAGAATGATTATCCaaatataatgtaaaaaaaaagaaataaaaaactaaatatgtTGTGGCAAAGTTACTATGACAAAGAATAAGGATAAAGTGATGTTGATTCGAAAGGTCGAGATTACCCAGAATTGACCCTTACTATCAATAATGCCTTGGAAAAATCATAACTACTTTACTACACAGAAGAGTTTTAAAATGGCCTGCCTCTCGTAAGATCAAAACCTCAAATTACATTACCCATGTCTATAGGCTTTTTAGATATCTTGCATGGTTTCCTTCTATATGATTGTGACTCCATGTCTAGACTTGACTACAAGTGTCTATCGATTACttgctcatttcatttaattttaatccaaccaatCAAACCCTTTCGGAATTAGAATTAGTTTATAAATATGAGAACAGTCTTCTATTTCTAGAGATcgtttgcattttaattaagaaataagaacaGTCGAATGAAATAGTAAAGCAAATTAGATATATATTGCATCCATAAAAGCAATTTAAGGTTTCATCaaaagtaatcccaaccctatgagaatTAGCTTATGGGCTGGGAAATAAAAtaccaaaccaaaatattatctaacATTGTGTTCAACTACTCCAATTCAATCTTTTGAATGAACACTCATGGAATTAACAGAAGAACTTTTGGAAACAGCTTTTTCTTGCCCAATCCACACTTCGGCAGCACAGTGTCCTATGATGGCTAAGAAGGACTACCTTAGACTTTCTTTCCTTTGCGTAGTCGAACCCCTATTCACGCTTAAGGATCTCTCCCACTTTTTTTTCACCATTTGTGAGGTCCCTTTCATCAGCTTTTATAGATAGATTAGGCTACAGTTGGCTAACAGCTCGTGATTATCTTCTACTCTTTTTGGGAGATTTATCTAGAAAAAGTATGAACTTAAGCTGGGACTGTTGCACGGAAAATGTTGACTTGGTCTTCCCGGCATTGCCACGGCATCCGTGCAGGAAATCTGTCTGTACTTTGACCTAACAACACTTGACTCATTTATTTCCTCATTCCAAAACATGTTCCTGCCACACCAACACACAAAAAACTCCACCGCTAGTGATTAAAAAGCACCTAATTCCAACACAATCCAAGTtttaatgcaatattaaaaatgctaactaaaatgtcctaaaatgcaacaaaatgtacttaagtacaagcaattagctaggtctaaaggcatgaaatataactcttttaaaGAGTTATCAATCGTACTTCCCAAACCAACAGTAGCAACTACTTAAAAGAACATGGGATTACCATTAAAACCCTATTTACAGATAGTTTACCAATATATCAACTACATACAACCCTTATGCAGGGCCTTCTATTAActccttattttatttatgtattttaacaTCCTTACTCTTTCAAAATCATAACATGCATAACTATCAGACTTACCAGAAGGTTGAAACATCCATTGATTACCCCAAAAACCTTAGCTTCTAGCTTAACGAAGAATGACAAAATATTTGGTTTTAAGAAGAAGAACCTAAATGTAGGACAGAAGGAAGGAAAACCATCTGAATTTTCCCTTCTTACCGCATATATAAATACTCAGTTCCTCTTAAGGAATCTTGACAAGCCTTTCTTGGTTCTTTACCTGACTCAACTCCATCTAGCAAGATTGGTAATCTTTTCCCGTGACTCGATATTTTCAAGTAGGGGTAGTACCCCTTCTTTCTTAGCGTCGTCCAGCGGGAGTTGATAAACAACTTGCCTCAGTAGATGAAAGAGGTTTTCCTCTCCTTCTTGTCCTTAAATCCTAAATGATCCACATTCTCTATGTTGGTAGGGTCATTCCAAGTCTTATCAGCTGAATATGGGCTAATGAGTTGGTCTCTTCAAGAAATATACAATCAAAACAATGCCAAACTGGAACGCTTAGAAGAGATAGTGCATTCTGGTGAGCAGTCCTTAGCTCAAATGCACTAATCCCATGAGGTGGAACTCAACTAGATTAAGGAGTTGGACTCCACTGTCTCTTCTTGGAAAGCCAAATATGAAGATTCAGAAGCCTGAGCAAAACAATTGAAGGAAGAAAACAATTGGTTAGAGGCCCAGGTGTCCTCTTGGGAAAAGATTTAAATCCCAAGACCAACATCAATCATCAGTGTTAGAGTGTCTGAGACAAACCAATGAGGAAGCTTTGGAGAAATTCCAATAGGACACTAAGAAAAATTTGATAGCGGCCTTGCCCATTCTATGTTCCGACCTAGTTCTCTGCACTTAAGTTGCTGCAGGGCCTCTTGATCTACGCCAGGTGAACTTTAACTACCTTTAGATGGTTAATGTAGAATCTCTGAACTCTGACATTTACAAACCTGATGGTGAATATAGGAAGAAGTTCTAGGAAGAATGGAAGAAATCAGTCAACTTCTTCAAACTCAGAGAGCCAGAACTAGAGAATGCAATATCAGAAGAATCTGATGCTCTCGAAAAAGCTCCCAAGGAAAGCCTCCAGCCTGTGGAGAAGTATTGAagacctttttcttttatttcccttttattactttttttccATGTTTGACTTGTACTAGCTTCACCTTTCTTATCAATGGAATTATCCTTTTTTCCAACTAAATTTACATTCTAAAATACTAACGGAATATCAAAGTATTCTTCATTACCTACTTCTTTAATTTACCTGAGGGACTAAGCCAAGTTTGGCATATTATGCATACAGGGCTGACTCCATCTCCTCTTCCAGAAGATTGGTTGAACTGAAAACTCTGATatcaattaaattgaaacaCCCTTTACTCGACCCAAATTATTGGACTCAGATATTGGATGTTACAACAAATAaacacttaaccaaaatttttacaataggTGTATAGTCAATCTAAACAAACTTCTTATTCCCTTATTTACGGtccaaaaataaacaatttattaaagaaaatttttaagaataCATTAGACTTTCAAATGCAGCATATGATGTTACAACTTAAACTATGTCAAAGACAAACTTAACATGGCGTAGAGTACTAAGCGCCATAGCCCTATGGTgtcctctgtatgcataataccACAACTCAAAATGCGACCCTACCGCATTCCTAGATTGGTCTGTTCTAGTGTACAAACTCTTCATCGAAACTTGTATCATAAACAGAAGCTTGTAAGTTTAAACGAACTTAATGAATATTAACCCAgattaatttgatgtattttgtAATACCCTTTACCCGTGTTCCTCATCGAAACAGAGTATGAAGTATCATTAGAACAAAAATACGATAAATACATTACCTCACCTACACATTTTCAGATCATAATCCAACCAATTCCTATATTCCAACCAACATTTATATTCTCAATTATATTCAAGTTATACACAACACTTTAACTATCATCAAtagcattgtataaaaataatttatcatataatataCACTAACATTTAAACTAAATACTTTGTAACATACAACATCTActtaagtcatctatacatgccataatttagaaatgttgatttcaaaataccaaaatatgtGGATAGTGTTGATGAGTTCCCGACTATTTCCAAATACCGAGTTGAACTggtaacactataaaacaaggaaaaaggaagaggggtaagcatatagcttagtaagtaagtatgtgattaataaacaaatttctaacatgttttcatagatgatataattttaatcacacataatttcattatttgcacaatttccaaaaaatttgttttttatgcgtccacagtcactaaattatttttatctaaagtTAAAAACTccaaatatttagaatttttttgaaactagactcacatatattcttaccataaaatatttagaattttttcatggccaattagtacagtttattctttaaagtcactcatatttcactactcaacatcaccatcctctcttcactaaaaatgaattatctcattgtacagattttagatgatatttccatttgtttcctttgaaaataggcTAATTATtggattttaaacataaaaatataacttgtaattattttttacaattttaattattttccaaagtccgAGCAGGGATTACGAAACCAATTCGACCCTAcattactaaaattaaaatatctcaaaatatataactcttttctagatttatttcttttatgtaaaaatagactcattaagattttatttcatatcttattcactctataattcaatttccaccatttttggtgatttttcaaagtcacgctACTGTTACTATGCAAAACagttttgttgctaattctactttttcataatttcacacTATTccattcaaaattcacttttccattttcaagtcaatattcaattcagttcCACACATATATGCACTTATAAATCACATAGTCATTTCATCATATCATGTTTTTCACTTAATAAATTTCTCGTTGAACTTATcagaataaaaacaaatttctcGGTGGCCTGCATACAGTCTGTACCACCTTTGTGTAATAACAGATTCTCGGTGGCCTGCATATAGTCCGTTCCACCCTTGTATCCTAACAAGTTATTGGTGGCCTGCACACAGTCCGTGCCACCCTTGTGTCATAACAGAATATCGGTGGCCTGCACACAGTCCGTGCCACCCTTGTGTCATAACAGATTatcggtacgcatagtagcctgcacttagTTCGTGCCACATATGCGACCTATCAGTCTGGTACACGTAGTGGCCTACACTTAGTCCGTACCACACGTGACCCAATTGCGACCATTCATATCTTTTCTCTTCTGAGTTTCAAatagaaattcttatttttcaatcttttaCCAATTCTTCTCTAACaaatcttaatttataatttgcaTCATAAATTTGTTCCACACATAACAcatatcttaaaaaaaaaataagacatttaagcataaataaaacaatatattatctacttacaaacttacctcggtgcaaaatattgtagtttttgcgatttaatccatGATCTTTTCCTTTCCCCGATTGAGGTtgacttctcgtctttcttgatctataatagcaaatttagcttgtttaatattcacatttagaAAAATAGTCCTCAACTCaacttttggaaaaattatgattttgtccctaaacttttgcatatttatgtttttgccccaaagctcgaaaattaatttttattacttattcttgcattttataacatgctgaacacttttcccttctatagcaacatccaattctcactctaacacttacttatgtacATTAAGTATTTTTTTCCGATTATGTTACTTTACtcggtttcacttaaaatcgactagcaaaaattgtttaacataaattctagcttcatattctaccataaaatattaaaatacatacatttcacatatgggtaatttttcaaatttcaaccctagctcgaaataacagtagaaataggtaaaccgagctacgagaatattaaaaatgcaaagaacattaaaaacggggctaggatgTACTTGCAATCAAGCTTGAAAGTGaccaaaaccctagctatggagacTTAGAAATATTCAGCCAagcatggagaagatggacacaatttttaccttattttccctttttaattcatttaattactaaatgactaaaatgcccctaattaaaaaaatcaaatttcacttatttcatgtccatttttgtccatcaacacactaatggtctaattaccacataaggacccccaatttataatttcataacaatcaAACACCTTTAATATATAGAACTtcacttttgcactttttacaatttagtcctcttgactaaattgagtgctcaaacgtaaaaattttcgaacgaaaatttcacgaaatctttcctTGAATTTGTAGACCataaacatataatgataataatatttccTTTTATCAGATTtttggtctcgaaaccactattccgattaggccctaaatcgggttgttacagttctccccctttagggattttcgtcttcgaaaatcttaccggaaaagaggtttgggtactgtTCTCTCATAACTTCCTCCAGTACCCACATAGCCTCTTCTATTCCTTGTCTTTTCgacaacactttcactaaagctGTACTTTTATTCCTCAACTGTTTAACTTCCTGAGCCAAAATCTTTATCGGTTTTTCCTCATAGGTCATATCTGGTCGAATTTCAATTTCTGTTGGAGAAATTATATGTAAAGGATCAGAACGATAACGTCGCaacatcgacacatgaaatacattatgtatcctTTCCAACTCTGCTGGTAGAGCTAACCAGTAAGCTACGGGCCTAATCCTTTCAATAACCTCATATGGTCCAATGAAACatggactcaatttacctttGCGGCCAAATCTCAGAATCTTTTTCCAcggagatactttcaaaaacactttatcgcccacttgaaactcgaccttttttctttttaaatccaCATATGATTTTCTTCAATCCGAAGcagctttcaaacaatcacgAATTACCTTCACTTTTGCTTCGATTTCTCTCACCAAATCAACCCATTGAATCCGTTTCTCTCTAAGCTCAGTCTAATATAAAAGAGTTctacacttacgaccatacaatgcttcgtacggtgccatttgtatacttgactgatagctattgttgtaagcaaattcaaccaaaggTAGGTATTTTTCCCAACtaccttcaaattctaaaacataacatcgaagcatgtcttcaagaaccTGAATTACTCTTTCAGATTGTCCGTCAGTTTATGGATGGAAAGCGGTACTAAAGTTCTAttttgtacccaaagcttcttgcaaATTTTCCAAACCTTGAAGTAAATCTCAGATCTCTATCCGAATTAATGGACATAGGCACTTCATGTAATCTCACAATTTTAGCAACATATAACTccgccaacttgtcaagtgagtaatcaataCGTACTGGTATAAAATGGGCTGATTTcatcaatctatcaacaattagccaaatagcatctttcttcttagGGGTCAGAGGCAAAcctgtcacaaaatccatcgtgattctgtcccatttccactcaggaatcatTATTGGCTGAAGTAAACCTGAAGgcacctgatgttcagcttttacttgttgacaaattaaacacttcgatacaaattcagaaatatctcttttcatacccgaccaccagtacaattttttcaaatcattattcatTTTCGTGCTACCTGGATGAACTGATAAACAACTACTGTGTTTCTGAATTAGTTCAtcatttctcggtacacatactctatcacgaaacattaaaatatcatttgatCCAATTCGAAAATCTGAATCACAACCTGATTCACACTGAGATTTCTTGGCTTGTAATTCACtatcattcttctgagcttcacaaatttgTTGTAAAAATAACG harbors:
- the LOC128035489 gene encoding uncharacterized protein LOC128035489, coding for MNKSLALSDDGSILAELKARPLFLQQICEAQKNDSELQAKKSQCESVKAEHQVPSGLLQPIMIPEWKWDRITMDFVTEIEIRPDMTYEEKPIKILAQEVKQLRNKSTALVKVLSKRQGIEEAMWVLEEVMREQYPNLFSECEANHDVPIILGRPFLASGRTLIDVQKGELTMRPPKPYVKESPVLELKLLPQHFKYAYLGNNSTLPVVISNKLTTEQEDMLLKVLRQCKRALGWTLADIKGISPTFCVHKIFFEDCHSKSIEQQRRLNPIMDEFIKNEIIKWLNAGIIYPISDSSWVSPVQCVPRKGGDTVVSNENNELILTRTVTVWRVCMDYYRLNKTTRKDHCPLPFNDQMLDKLAGKAFFCFLDGYSGYNQIAMAPEDQEKNNFTSPYGTFAFKRMPFGLCNALTTFQHCIMAILSNMEENFLEAFMDNFSMFENDFEDCLRNLKMILHRCEEMNLVLNWEKCHLMAFEEIKKRLVAAPIVVAQEWTLPFELMCVTRVIMLCE